A region of the Streptococcus suis genome:
AAAGAATGGCGGCATGACGGTGACGGCTCTTGCGAGGGGGGGGTATCCCAAAAACACCGTCATCATCGACATGACCGTCATGCAGGGGGTGAGGGTGACAGTTGCGGCAGTCGGCAGGGGGTATCCCAAAACTGCTGTCACCACCGTCACCGCTGTCACCCCAAAGGACGGTCACCCGCCGAAAGAAAGGAGGAATCCGCCTATGCCTTATGCAATCCTGCGTTTCCAGAAACGAAAAGCGGGCGGCGTTGCGGCTTGTGAACGCCACAACGAGCGGAAGAAAGAAGCCTACAAAAGCAACCCAGATATAGATATGGAACGCTCTAAAAACAATTACCATCTCATAGCACCACCAAAGTACACCTACAAGAAAGAGATTAACCGCATGGTAGCCGAAGCGGGGTGCAGGACAAGGAAAGACAGCGTGATGATGGTGGAAACGCTCATCACAGCTTCACCAGAATTTATGAACCAGTTACCGCCCGAAGAACAAAAAGCGTATTTCCAGACGGCTCTTGACTTCATTTCGGAGCGTGTTGGAAAGCAGAATATCCTCTCCGCTGTCGTCCATATGGACGAGAGAACGCCCCATATGCACCTCTGCTTTGTGCCGATTACGCCAGACAATAAGCTGTCAGCGAAAGCTATCTTAGGCAACCAGAAATCATTATCCGAGTGGCAGACCGCCTACCATGAGCGGATGTCCTCACGGTGGAATCAGCTTGAACGGGGGCAGTCCTCAATGGAAACCAAGCGGAAACACGTCCCCACATGGCTCTATAAATTAGGCGGCAGGCTTGATAAACAGTATGAAGAAATCGTGTCTGCCCTATCCGACATCAACGCCTTTAACGCAGGGAAGAAAAGGGATAAAGCGTTAGATTTACTCTCTGCATGGCTGCCAGACGTGGAGAAATTCTCTAAGGAAATCGGGAAACAGCAGGCGTATATCGACAGTTTGAAAGAGAGAATTGGGCAGGAATCAGACTATGCGGGGCGTATGCGTGATGAAAAGTACGAGCAGGAACTAAAGGTGCAGAAAGCGAATCAGAAGATATTTGAATTGCAGAGAACCAACGAGCAGATGGGGCGGCTGCTGTCAAAAATACCGCCCGAAGTGTTGGAAGAATTGCAGAAAAATCATAGAAGCAGAGCGAAAGAAAGGTAGATATGTGAATGAAGAAACAGGATTTTAAGGTGTTAAAGACCAAAGACTTGTACCCGTTCCCCGACAATCCGTTTCATGTGGCAGAAGATGAAACACTGTCAGAGTTAGCGGAAAGCATCAAGGAATTTGGCATTGTCACGCCGATAATCACACGCCCGAAAGAGGACGGGGACGGTTATGAAGTGATTGCAGGACAGCGGCGTGTCCGTGCTTCTGAACTTGCAGGGATAAATACCGTGCCTGCGTTTGTCCTGCCCTTAGACCGTGACCGAGCCATCATCACCCTTGTAGACAGCAATTTGCAGCGTGAGAATATCCTGCCATCGGAGCGGGCGTTTGCTTACAAGATGAAATCCGAAGCCATGAAGCGGCAGGGTTTCCGCACAGACTTAACCTCGTCACAAGTTGTGACGAAGTTGCGGACGGACGACAAGGTGGCACAGGGCTTCGGCGTGGGCAGGATGACCGTGCAGCGTTTTATCCGCCTGACGGAACTGATACCGCCGATTTTGCAGATGGTGGACGAGGGGAAAATCGCCCTCACGCCTGCGGTGGAACTGTCCTTCTTGAAGAAAGACGAGCAGGAAAACCTCTTTGCCACGATGGAGAGCGAAGAAGCAACGCCCTCACTCTCACAGGCACAGCGGATGAAACAGTTAAGCCAGAGCGGGCGGCTTGACATGGATACGATATTTGCGATTATGACGGAGGAAAAGGGCAACCAGAAAGAAACCTTGAAAATCAACACAAGCAAGCTGAAAAAATACTTTCCGAAGAACACAACGCCGAAGCAGATGGAGGAAACCATCATCAAACTTTTGGAGCGTGAGTTGCAGAGGAAACGCAACCGTGACAGCCGCTAATCTTCTTTTTTCGGGAAGTAAATACAGAGAGTTGAGGTATGGAGAATGAGAGAAATCCAGTATGAAATCGTAAAGGAAATCGCAGTATTGTCTACGGGCGACAGTGGCTACACAAAGGAAATCAATCTCATTTCATGGAATGGGAAAGAGCCGAAGTATGACATCCGCAGCTTTTCCCCGAACCGTGAAAAGTGCGGCAAGGGAATCACGCTGAACGCTGATGAAGCGGCGGCACTCCTTAAAGCATTACAGAAAGAATTAAACAGCGAGGATTAATGGTATCTGATTGGCAGGGCGGGGACATTTCCAAACTCTTCCCTGCCCTGTCTGGAAAGGAAGATTTAAGTATGGGCGAGGATAAGAAAGCAGATAAAAAGAGAAAGCGTATCGTGCCAAAAGCACCAGTGCAGATGATAATCAGCCGTGAATATGTCGGCACACAGACCGTTACAGAAGCGTTTGTCCCGATTATCTCCGAGGATATTCGGAAGAAGATTGCCGAGGGCGACACCTTCGACAATGAGGGGCTGTCCGCTTAGAATGTACGCAATGGGACATGAAAACAGATAGGACAGATACGGAGGTTTTACAGTATGGCAGGAATCAAAGAAGAAAAGAAAATCTATTTAGTCGGCATTTATTGCCGCTTATCTAAAGACGATGGTACGGATAACGAGAGTGCGAGCATTGCGACACAGAAATCCATCCTCACGGATTATGTGAAAAAGCAGGGATGGCACATAGCAAAAACGTATAAAAGCCCTCTTTAAAGGGCTTTTATGTTTATTTTGAGAAAGATATAAAATCAATATATCCCTTTTCTCCGATTTTTACAACGGCATTGTAGGACTTTCTATCTTTCGTTTTGATTCCTTTTACCAGGGTTTCTTTTCCCTCTAGTAATTCTTTTACATTTGTTTTGGTGAGTTTTTTCTTTCTAAAATGTTCAGCTAAAGTGAAGGTACATTCAGGATAATTTGAACAACCATAAAACGATTTTTTTAATACAATATTGTTGCCACACTTAGGACATTTTCCTACAAGGGGTCCCGAGCGCTTAGTGGGAATTTGTACCCCTTATCGATACAAATTCCCCGTAGGCGCTAGGGACCTCTTTAGCTCCTTGGAAGCTGTCAGTAGTATACCTAATAATTTATCTACATTCCCTTTAGTAACGTGTAACTTTCCAAATTTACAAAAGCGACTCATAGAATTATTTCCTCCCGTTAAATAATAGATAACTATTAAAAATAGACAATACTTGCTCATAAGTAACGGTACTTAAATTGTTTACTTTGGCGTGTTTCATTGCTTGATGAAACTGATTTTTAGTAAACAGTTGACGATATTCTCGATTGACCCATTTTGAAACAAAGTACGTATATAGCTTCCAATATTTATCTGGAACATCTGTGGTATGGCGGGTAAGTTTTATTAAGACACTGTTTACTTTTGGTTTAGGATGAAAGCATTCCGCTGGCAGCTTAAGCAATTGCTGAATCGAGACTTGAGTGTGCAAGAGCAACCCTAGTGTTCGGTGAATATCCAAGGTACGCTTGTAGAATCCTTCTTCAACAATCAGATAGATGTCAGACGCACGGCTTTCAAAAACCACTTTTTTAATAATTTGTGTGCTTAAATGGTAAGGAATATTCCCAACAATTTTATACCTCTGTTTGTTAGGGAATTGAAACTGTAGAATATCTTGGTGAATTAAAGTGACACGAGTATTCAGTTTTAATTTTTCTGACGATAAGTTGAATAGATGACTATCTAATTCAATAGACGTTACCTGTTTACTTATTTTAGCCAGTTTCGTCGTTAAATGCCCTTTACCTGTTCCAATTTCGTAAACGGTATCGGTTTCTTTTAAATTCAATTGTTTTATTATTTGGTTGAGTACTTTTTCACTCGTTAAAAAGTTTTGAGAATATTTTATATTTTTGTTCATTTAATCACTCCTGAAGTGATTACATCTATAAACAAATACAGAAGTTAAACGATTTGTTTGTAATTTTAGTTATCTGTTTAAAAAGTCATAAGATTAGTCACTGGTAGGAATTAATCTAACGTATTTATTTATCTGCGTAATCACTGTTTTTAGTCTGTTTCAAAACAGTAGATGTTTTATCTACATAACGCATTTGATAACGCATTTGGAATACCAACATGACGAATCCCTCCTTCTTAATTACAAATTTTTAGCATCTAATTTAACTTCAATTCCTATTATACAAAATTTTATGATATGGTGCAAGTCAGCACGAACACGAACCGTCTTATCTCCCATTATATCTTTTTTTGCACTGATTGGTGTATCATTTCGTTTTTCTTTTTGTGCGCCTAAATTTCCCACAATCACTCACTTCTTTCTATTTCTTCTTATTCTTATTTTATCATCAACAATCACAAATCACTTGTGATTTGTGATAAGTGATTTGTGATTAATATATGTGGACGATGGTTATTCTGGTACAAATTTCCAAAGACCAAGTTTCCAGAATATGATAAAAGACATTGAAAGCGGTCTGATAAACTGCGTGATTACGAAAGATTTATCCCGTCTGGGGAGAAACTATCTTGATTGTGGGTTATATCTGGAAGTTTTCTTCCCAGAGCATAACGTGAGGTATATAGCGGTCAATGACGGCGTAGATACCTTGAATAAATCTGCTATGGACATCACGCCTTTCCGCAACATTTTAAACGAAATGTATGCCGCTGACATATCTGTTAAGATAAAATCGGCATATCGGGCGAGGTTTCAACAGGGGAAATTCATGGGAACTACCGCCCCTTATGGCTATATCAAAGACCCTGCCGACCACAACCATCTGCTGATAGATGATAAAGTGGCACATGTTGTAAAAGAGATATTCGACCTTGCATTAAAAGGGAATGGAGTTGCCAAAATTTGCAGACATCTTAATAAACAGCATATCCTACGCCCTGCCGCTTATGCGGCGGAGCGTGGCGAAACAGGCTTTGAACGTCATTTTGAGGGGAACGAGGACAAACGCTATATTTGGAGTGGGAACAGCGTGAGGAGCATTTTAAGAAGCCCGATATATGCGGGAAATCTTGTAGGCTACAAACGGATTGCCGCCAATATGAAAAGCAAGAAACGCCCCTCTAAGCTGCCCGAAGAATGGGAAGTGATACCCAATACCCATGAGGGAATAGTCACGCAGGAGGAATTTGATATTGTCCAACAGCTTATTACAAGTCGTAGGCTTCCACAGAACAAGGGAGGATTTGTAAATATTTTTGCAGGCGTTATCAAGTGTGTGGACTGCGGATGTGCTCTGCGGGCAATGAACGTACACAGGAGGAAACGCCCAGAGATTATCGACTGTGTACAGTATTCATGTAATAATTATGCAAGAAACGGAAGAAGCGAGTGTAGTGCCCACAATATAGAAGCAAGGGATTTATTCAATGCCGTTCTTGCCGACATCAACTGTTTTGCGGATATGGCAGTGAATGATGAAAAGGCGGTCAGGGCCATAGAAAAGCGGCTCACGGAAACAGACCAGAGCAGGGCGAAAGCATTAGAGAAAGAACGTAAGAAGCTGAACAAACGCCTTGCGGAACTGGACAGGCTGTTTTCCTCTCTCTACGAGGATAAGGTCATGGAGCGTATTACCGAGCGGAATTTTGAGATGATGTCGGGGAAATACCAGAAAGAGCAGCTTGAAATTGAAGCAAGGCTGAAAGAGGTGACGGAAACTCTTAATGAAAGCTACGAGAAATCACGGGGAATCCGTGACTTCCTCGCCCTTATCCGAAATTATCAAGGCTTAAAAGAACTGGATGCAACAGTTATAAACGCACTCATAGACAAGATACTTGTTTCGGAGCGTGAGAAGATAGCAGACGGAACAGTGAAGCAGGAAATCAAGATTTACTATAAATTCATCGGCTTTGTCGATGAATTACATATCATACCTACAAAACGGTGGGCAGCAATGCCCGCTAAAAATTGTACGGTGTGCGGCGTTGAATATGTCCCGGGCTCTGGTGCATCAAGGTATTGTCCTGCTTGTGCCAAGAAGATACGGAGGGAGAAATCAAACGAGAGCAAACGCAGGAGCAGAGAACAGAAAAGGATAGCATGTATGAACTGTCCGCAAAAAATGACCGACTGAACTACAACAAGTGAGAACAACTAGCAGGAGACATTCTTCTGCTTTTTTTATAGGGAGACAAGATGACACGAATTAAAGCAGTAAAACAAAAGGCCATTTTAAATGTGGCTGAAAGTCTGGGTTATTCCTTCAGACGTTTATCAGGACACATTTATGAACACCCAGACCATGATTCCTTTCGGATTTTTGCGGATACCAATACTTTCAAATGGTTTTCAAGAGATAT
Encoded here:
- a CDS encoding plasmid recombination protein, producing the protein MPYAILRFQKRKAGGVAACERHNERKKEAYKSNPDIDMERSKNNYHLIAPPKYTYKKEINRMVAEAGCRTRKDSVMMVETLITASPEFMNQLPPEEQKAYFQTALDFISERVGKQNILSAVVHMDERTPHMHLCFVPITPDNKLSAKAILGNQKSLSEWQTAYHERMSSRWNQLERGQSSMETKRKHVPTWLYKLGGRLDKQYEEIVSALSDINAFNAGKKRDKALDLLSAWLPDVEKFSKEIGKQQAYIDSLKERIGQESDYAGRMRDEKYEQELKVQKANQKIFELQRTNEQMGRLLSKIPPEVLEELQKNHRSRAKER
- a CDS encoding chromosome partitioning protein ParB, whose amino-acid sequence is MKKQDFKVLKTKDLYPFPDNPFHVAEDETLSELAESIKEFGIVTPIITRPKEDGDGYEVIAGQRRVRASELAGINTVPAFVLPLDRDRAIITLVDSNLQRENILPSERAFAYKMKSEAMKRQGFRTDLTSSQVVTKLRTDDKVAQGFGVGRMTVQRFIRLTELIPPILQMVDEGKIALTPAVELSFLKKDEQENLFATMESEEATPSLSQAQRMKQLSQSGRLDMDTIFAIMTEEKGNQKETLKINTSKLKKYFPKNTTPKQMEETIIKLLERELQRKRNRDSR
- a CDS encoding stage II sporulation protein R, coding for MVSDWQGGDISKLFPALSGKEDLSMGEDKKADKKRKRIVPKAPVQMIISREYVGTQTVTEAFVPIISEDIRKKIAEGDTFDNEGLSA
- a CDS encoding topoisomerase translates to MPTKRSGPLVGKCPKCGNNIVLKKSFYGCSNYPECTFTLAEHFRKKKLTKTNVKELLEGKETLVKGIKTKDRKSYNAVVKIGEKGYIDFISFSK
- a CDS encoding 23S rRNA (adenine(2058)-N(6))-methyltransferase Erm(B) — translated: MNKNIKYSQNFLTSEKVLNQIIKQLNLKETDTVYEIGTGKGHLTTKLAKISKQVTSIELDSHLFNLSSEKLKLNTRVTLIHQDILQFQFPNKQRYKIVGNIPYHLSTQIIKKVVFESRASDIYLIVEEGFYKRTLDIHRTLGLLLHTQVSIQQLLKLPAECFHPKPKVNSVLIKLTRHTTDVPDKYWKLYTYFVSKWVNREYRQLFTKNQFHQAMKHAKVNNLSTVTYEQVLSIFNSYLLFNGRK
- a CDS encoding 23S rRNA methyltransferase attenuator leader peptide ErmL, with protein sequence MLVFQMRYQMRYVDKTSTVLKQTKNSDYADK
- a CDS encoding peptide-binding protein produces the protein MIVGNLGAQKEKRNDTPISAKKDIMGDKTVRVRADLHHIIKFCIIGIEVKLDAKNL
- a CDS encoding recombinase, with product MDDGYSGTNFQRPSFQNMIKDIESGLINCVITKDLSRLGRNYLDCGLYLEVFFPEHNVRYIAVNDGVDTLNKSAMDITPFRNILNEMYAADISVKIKSAYRARFQQGKFMGTTAPYGYIKDPADHNHLLIDDKVAHVVKEIFDLALKGNGVAKICRHLNKQHILRPAAYAAERGETGFERHFEGNEDKRYIWSGNSVRSILRSPIYAGNLVGYKRIAANMKSKKRPSKLPEEWEVIPNTHEGIVTQEEFDIVQQLITSRRLPQNKGGFVNIFAGVIKCVDCGCALRAMNVHRRKRPEIIDCVQYSCNNYARNGRSECSAHNIEARDLFNAVLADINCFADMAVNDEKAVRAIEKRLTETDQSRAKALEKERKKLNKRLAELDRLFSSLYEDKVMERITERNFEMMSGKYQKEQLEIEARLKEVTETLNESYEKSRGIRDFLALIRNYQGLKELDATVINALIDKILVSEREKIADGTVKQEIKIYYKFIGFVDELHIIPTKRWAAMPAKNCTVCGVEYVPGSGASRYCPACAKKIRREKSNESKRRSREQKRIACMNCPQKMTD